A region from the Brassica napus cultivar Da-Ae chromosome C8, Da-Ae, whole genome shotgun sequence genome encodes:
- the BNACNNG08850D gene encoding uncharacterized protein BNACNNG08850D isoform X2: MEKSTSAATPPPPSATSSLPLPTAAAADQRSSPAMDLDNPPVPSRPHIGGAQVAPSDPSSRGRKRGLEGNLKVENSNYYKMRLLVKDLRPHVLEVLRAPDFRNCKAAVEIQEKMKLLLQLYQEMIGQTPKLEKSTKTESLSNGKAFSQTPEATSTTDNKHNNSVVGDDKVVGGSAFGWNFVTYGGTDAVYCGLSKEEYRASHPIVQAEAHVEAQL, encoded by the exons ATGGAGAAATCGACCTCCGCGGcaactcctcctcctccttccgcTACTTCATCTCTCCCGCTTCCTACAGCAGCTGCAGCAGATCAGAGATCTTCGCCGGCGATGGACTTAGATAACCCGCCGGTTCCGAGTCGGCCACATATAGGAGGAGCTCAGGTGGCTCCGTCAGATCCGTCGTCAAGGGGGAGAAAGAGGGGGCTGGAAGGGAATCTGAAGGTGGAGAACTCCAACTACTACAAGATGCGTCTCCTTGTCAAGGATCTTCGCCCTCACGTTCTCGAG GTACTACGAGCTCCCGACTTCAGAAACTGCAAGGCAGCAGTCGAAATTCAAGAGa AGATGAAGCTTTTGCTTCAACTGTACCAAGAGATGATTGGACAAACACCCAAACTTGAGAAATCAACTAAGACCGAGTCCTTATCCAACGGCAAGGCATTCAGTCAAACACCTGAGGCAACAAGCACTACTGATAATAAGCACAACAACTCTGTTGTTGGTGACGACAAGGTCGTTGGAGGGTCTGCTTTTGGCTGGAACTTCGTCACCTATGGAGGCACTGATGCTGTTTACTGTGGCCTCTCCAAGGAAGAATACAGAGCTTCTCACCCAATTGTTCAAGCAGAGGCACATGTAGAGGCTCAATTATAA
- the BNACNNG08850D gene encoding uncharacterized protein BNACNNG08850D isoform X1 produces MEKSTSAATPPPPSATSSLPLPTAAAADQRSSPAMDLDNPPVPSRPHIGGAQVAPSDPSSRGRKRGLEGNLKVENSNYYKMRLLVKDLRPHVLEVLRAPDFRNCKAAVEIQEKMKLLLQLYQEMIGQTPKLEKSTKTESLSNGKAFSQTPEATSTTDNKHNNSVVGDDKVVGGSAFGWNFVTYGGTDAVYCGLSKEEYRASHPIVQAEAHVEAQLFNIV; encoded by the exons ATGGAGAAATCGACCTCCGCGGcaactcctcctcctccttccgcTACTTCATCTCTCCCGCTTCCTACAGCAGCTGCAGCAGATCAGAGATCTTCGCCGGCGATGGACTTAGATAACCCGCCGGTTCCGAGTCGGCCACATATAGGAGGAGCTCAGGTGGCTCCGTCAGATCCGTCGTCAAGGGGGAGAAAGAGGGGGCTGGAAGGGAATCTGAAGGTGGAGAACTCCAACTACTACAAGATGCGTCTCCTTGTCAAGGATCTTCGCCCTCACGTTCTCGAG GTACTACGAGCTCCCGACTTCAGAAACTGCAAGGCAGCAGTCGAAATTCAAGAGa AGATGAAGCTTTTGCTTCAACTGTACCAAGAGATGATTGGACAAACACCCAAACTTGAGAAATCAACTAAGACCGAGTCCTTATCCAACGGCAAGGCATTCAGTCAAACACCTGAGGCAACAAGCACTACTGATAATAAGCACAACAACTCTGTTGTTGGTGACGACAAGGTCGTTGGAGGGTCTGCTTTTGGCTGGAACTTCGTCACCTATGGAGGCACTGATGCTGTTTACTGTGGCCTCTCCAAGGAAGAATACAGAGCTTCTCACCCAATTGTTCAAGCAGAGGCACATGTAGAGGCTCAATTA TTTAATATTGTCTAG